The following proteins come from a genomic window of Methanobacterium sp.:
- a CDS encoding aldehyde dehydrogenase family protein, producing MKMLINGKLIDKKKHIAVINPFNKEILDHVPLGDSSDAKKAINAAFKAKKAMRDMSSRKLSRILYDIYQELKEKSKEISELICLETGKPIKDSKIEMDRSLQTILMAAEESKRIYGETIPMDAAIAGKSVFGFTMKIPLGVVAAITPFNYPVNLAIHKLAPALAAKNTVVFKPSSKAPLSALKMAEIMGRHLPDGAVNSLTGNSNVLGQEITTNPQINKISFTGSVSTGLSIAQKAGMKKLTLELGGNDPLIVLDDANLDAAVTAAVNGSYLNAGQVCIAVKRIILHEKIADQFAEQLVSLTKKLKIGDPMDSKTDIGPLISEKSAMMVEKTVDDAIKNGAQLLCGGKRKGAFYEPTVLDNVHKEMELVRNETFGPISPIIRVKDLDEAIKVSNNTPYGLQAGVFTESIEQAKKAVHRIEAGSVLINKQPTFRTDNMPFGGFKMSGVGKEGVKYAVDGMTRCKLVVIG from the coding sequence ATGAAAATGTTAATAAACGGGAAATTAATTGACAAAAAAAAACATATCGCAGTTATAAACCCTTTCAACAAGGAAATTTTGGATCATGTCCCCCTAGGAGATAGTTCTGACGCCAAAAAAGCTATCAATGCTGCATTTAAAGCAAAAAAAGCTATGAGAGACATGTCTTCCCGTAAGTTGTCTCGGATACTATATGATATTTATCAAGAATTAAAGGAAAAGTCTAAGGAAATATCAGAACTAATTTGTCTTGAAACAGGCAAACCAATCAAAGATTCCAAAATAGAAATGGATAGGTCCCTGCAAACTATTCTAATGGCGGCAGAAGAATCAAAACGGATTTATGGAGAAACTATCCCCATGGATGCTGCCATAGCTGGTAAAAGCGTTTTTGGCTTTACAATGAAGATTCCTTTAGGTGTTGTTGCAGCAATAACTCCTTTTAACTACCCGGTTAATTTAGCTATTCATAAATTGGCACCTGCACTGGCAGCTAAAAATACTGTGGTGTTTAAACCATCTTCTAAAGCCCCTTTATCTGCTCTGAAAATGGCAGAGATCATGGGGCGACATCTTCCTGACGGAGCAGTAAACTCATTGACTGGTAATTCTAATGTTCTGGGACAGGAAATCACAACCAACCCCCAGATAAATAAAATATCTTTCACTGGAAGTGTTTCTACTGGCCTCTCCATTGCCCAAAAAGCGGGAATGAAAAAGTTAACATTAGAATTAGGTGGAAATGATCCTTTGATAGTTTTAGATGATGCAAATCTGGATGCTGCGGTAACAGCAGCAGTTAATGGTTCTTATCTCAATGCAGGACAAGTTTGTATAGCCGTGAAACGTATCATACTTCATGAAAAAATTGCCGACCAGTTTGCAGAACAACTTGTTTCCCTAACAAAAAAATTAAAAATAGGAGATCCAATGGACTCTAAAACAGATATTGGCCCATTGATTAGTGAAAAATCCGCCATGATGGTAGAAAAAACGGTTGATGATGCTATAAAAAATGGAGCTCAACTTCTTTGCGGTGGTAAACGAAAAGGTGCATTTTACGAACCCACTGTATTAGATAATGTTCATAAAGAAATGGAGTTGGTCCGAAATGAAACTTTTGGCCCAATATCACCCATAATTAGGGTTAAAGATTTAGATGAAGCTATTAAAGTGTCTAACAACACTCCCTATGGATTACAAGCTGGTGTTTTTACAGAAAGTATTGAACAAGCCAAAAAAGCAGTTCATAGAATCGAAGCAGGTTCTGTGCTGATAAACAAACAACCAACATTCCGGACAGATAATATGCCTTTTGGAGGATTTAAGATGAGTGGAGTCGGGAAAGAAGGGGTTAAATATGCTGTCGATGGGATGACCCGTTGTAAACTTGTAGTTATCGGTTGA
- a CDS encoding class III signal peptide-containing protein has product MGIIEDEAAQTAAEFVLIFGGILVIVIIALIVYQKYINDMGDELVNGSEVQTVQNELQKINSTFK; this is encoded by the coding sequence ATGGGAATTATAGAAGACGAAGCAGCCCAGACAGCTGCTGAATTTGTATTGATATTTGGGGGTATATTGGTAATAGTAATAATCGCACTTATTGTATATCAAAAATACATTAATGATATGGGTGATGAATTAGTCAATGGTAGTGAAGTGCAAACCGTTCAAAACGAACTCCAAAAGATAAATTCAACCTTTAAATAA
- a CDS encoding type II secretion system F family protein, with amino-acid sequence MALIPSALSPVSNSIDRVFPDKWMIRLQETLIRSGMYVKASDLITLLLGVGIITGGFLTVAFLALGQNPITAFILGLVAPTGFIFAYLFFMMERRIDAIEQGTPDFLRQISSLLRSGVGVETAMEDISKHGEGPLTDELKRAVIEIKIGSTFEDALLGMSERLKSKTLDRTFRMIIEGRRVGGSLADVVETVAEDLRAVLALQRERKANVMMSVMFLLIAAVIAAPFALGMIMAYSSFIEAAGKANPLAGAAETSAFGYIIIHSIIAGILMGIVLYGSPRKGVKFAILLAPAATGIFWLMGIIAPMILGT; translated from the coding sequence ATGGCCCTAATACCCTCTGCACTATCACCAGTATCCAATAGTATTGATCGTGTTTTTCCAGATAAATGGATGATTCGGTTACAAGAAACCCTTATTCGTTCGGGAATGTACGTTAAAGCATCTGACCTTATAACTTTGCTTTTAGGCGTTGGAATCATTACCGGAGGTTTTCTCACAGTAGCGTTTCTAGCATTGGGACAAAATCCTATAACAGCTTTTATTCTTGGTTTAGTCGCCCCGACTGGTTTTATATTTGCTTATTTATTTTTTATGATGGAACGTAGGATTGATGCCATTGAACAGGGAACTCCTGATTTTTTAAGACAAATATCATCATTATTGCGTTCTGGAGTAGGTGTTGAAACAGCCATGGAAGATATTTCCAAACACGGTGAAGGTCCATTAACTGATGAACTAAAAAGAGCTGTTATTGAGATTAAAATTGGAAGTACCTTTGAGGATGCTCTTTTAGGGATGAGCGAACGCCTTAAATCAAAAACACTTGATAGAACATTTAGAATGATTATTGAAGGTAGAAGGGTTGGAGGAAGTCTTGCAGATGTTGTTGAAACAGTAGCAGAAGATCTAAGAGCTGTTTTAGCATTACAGAGAGAAAGAAAAGCTAACGTCATGATGTCAGTGATGTTCCTCTTAATTGCTGCTGTAATCGCAGCCCCATTTGCATTAGGAATGATAATGGCATATTCTAGCTTCATTGAAGCTGCAGGAAAGGCCAACCCGCTTGCAGGTGCTGCTGAGACTAGTGCCTTTGGATATATAATAATCCACTCAATAATTGCCGGTATTTTAATGGGAATTGTTTTATATGGAAGTCCAAGAAAAGGAGTTAAATTCGCAATATTGCTGGCTCCAGCAGCTACTGGAATATTTTGGTTAATGGGAATTATTGCACCAATGATACTTGGAACTTAA
- a CDS encoding M24 family metallopeptidase — MKIDRIIEEMHQSGLESLFVLKSENIAYITGFKPSSTAVLIITNEPLLFSTKLDIEAAKSQSCVPVEEFKSLEKLKKKFKDNLKGKMGIENSMTVKTHAKICEDFKTVPNDIVERFRMSKSKSEIKKIKEAIKIAEDSFKKTDPSHFSGSEDELAAKLEYNMRKAGSVQTPFETIVASGPRSSLPHASSSSQKLENPLIIDWGASYQNYVSDITRSIIKNKKEEEILSILLDAQKEAIKIIKPGIKASHVDNVVRGIIEEYGYGKYFLHSTGHGVGLEVHEKPSLSAQSDEKLEKGMVVTIEPGIYLEGRIGLRVEDMILIKNRAKILTNLPRKSFFNNE, encoded by the coding sequence ATGAAAATCGATAGAATAATAGAAGAAATGCACCAATCTGGATTAGAATCATTATTTGTCCTCAAATCAGAAAATATAGCATATATTACTGGTTTTAAACCTTCTAGCACCGCAGTTTTAATCATAACAAATGAACCATTACTTTTTTCCACCAAATTAGACATTGAAGCTGCTAAATCACAATCATGTGTGCCTGTAGAAGAATTCAAATCTCTTGAAAAACTTAAAAAGAAATTTAAGGATAATTTAAAGGGCAAAATGGGTATAGAAAATTCCATGACTGTTAAAACACATGCAAAAATATGTGAAGATTTTAAAACAGTGCCTAATGATATTGTTGAAAGATTTAGGATGTCTAAATCTAAAAGTGAGATTAAAAAAATTAAAGAAGCTATCAAAATTGCAGAGGATTCCTTTAAAAAGACAGATCCATCACATTTTTCTGGCAGTGAGGATGAACTAGCTGCAAAACTGGAGTATAACATGCGCAAAGCAGGCTCTGTGCAAACACCTTTCGAAACAATTGTGGCCTCTGGACCTCGATCAAGCCTCCCCCATGCATCTTCATCATCACAAAAGTTGGAAAATCCATTAATAATTGATTGGGGTGCTTCATATCAGAATTACGTTTCGGATATCACCCGCAGCATAATTAAAAACAAAAAAGAGGAAGAAATACTGTCTATACTATTAGATGCTCAAAAAGAAGCAATCAAAATTATTAAACCTGGAATAAAAGCATCCCATGTAGACAATGTTGTTAGGGGCATTATTGAAGAATATGGTTATGGAAAATATTTCCTACATTCCACAGGACATGGTGTGGGATTAGAAGTGCATGAAAAACCGTCATTATCTGCACAAAGTGATGAAAAATTAGAAAAAGGAATGGTGGTAACAATCGAGCCAGGAATATATTTAGAAGGGAGAATTGGTTTAAGAGTGGAGGATATGATCTTAATAAAAAACAGGGCAAAAATTTTAACTAATTTGCCTAGAAAATCGTTCTTTAACAATGAATAG
- a CDS encoding site-2 protease family protein, with amino-acid sequence MIHFTSNEIRDLIISLLIISGLFAYIFSRGAPDTLSVFISYFPITLVAVGLGFILHELAHKFVAIKYGYPAEYKMWPDKLVFAIIFAVAVGVVFAAPGAVYVYGELSRKENGIVSIAGPITSISLAVIFLLLMQFNVSSQLLLLFFMGFFINSFLAVINLLPVWGLDGKKVLNWNIGIWLVTMGIAFSFTAYAMNSIYQWF; translated from the coding sequence ATGATACACTTCACATCTAATGAGATCAGGGATTTAATTATCTCGTTGTTAATCATTTCCGGTCTTTTTGCATATATTTTTAGCAGAGGAGCACCTGACACGCTTTCAGTATTTATCTCATATTTCCCAATTACTCTTGTAGCTGTAGGGTTAGGCTTTATTTTGCACGAATTAGCCCACAAATTTGTTGCTATAAAGTATGGGTATCCTGCAGAATATAAGATGTGGCCGGACAAATTAGTTTTCGCAATAATATTTGCAGTTGCTGTTGGTGTTGTGTTTGCGGCTCCTGGAGCTGTTTATGTATATGGAGAGTTATCTAGGAAAGAAAATGGGATTGTTTCAATAGCAGGTCCCATTACCAGTATATCATTGGCAGTAATTTTCCTCTTATTAATGCAATTTAATGTATCTTCTCAGTTATTGCTATTGTTTTTCATGGGATTTTTTATTAACAGCTTTTTAGCTGTTATAAACTTACTCCCAGTATGGGGATTAGATGGAAAAAAGGTATTAAACTGGAATATAGGCATATGGTTGGTAACGATGGGAATAGCTTTCTCATTTACTGCTTATGCCATGAACAGTATATATCAATGGTTCTAA
- a CDS encoding YcaO-related McrA-glycine thioamidation protein: MFQDIPVKYFGGTHRCRNPEETIDKVEGKLKVAGVTRITEITHLDRIGIPVYSAIRPGAAEGAVSIYAGKGATKPQAKASAMMEAFERYSAEQQLIDNEKIVFGPFEEIQGAVDPKSLILPSNSHGIDNKEISWVKAVNAANDEECLLPSNAVYHPYYPKKDQFLFKSNTNGLASGNVIEEAVFHGITEVVERDAWSIFEALRQPKREVNCENTDNSLIRDVLAKFQKASVDIKLIDLTADVKIPTMAAVSDDTVLKDPALLTLGVGTHLDPEVAAIRALTEVAQSRATQIHGTREDTNRAVFMRKAGYQRMKRINKHWFGESRDIIEISDIKNRAKKSFKEDIETSLKLLSKQDFDQVLFTDLTRSEIQIPVVRVVIPGMEVYSVDVERIGKRLRNR, translated from the coding sequence ATGTTTCAAGACATACCCGTAAAATATTTTGGAGGCACCCACAGGTGCCGTAATCCTGAAGAAACCATAGATAAGGTGGAAGGGAAGCTAAAGGTTGCAGGAGTTACCAGAATAACTGAAATCACCCATCTGGATCGTATTGGGATACCAGTCTATTCAGCCATCAGGCCAGGAGCTGCTGAGGGCGCAGTCAGTATTTATGCTGGGAAAGGTGCCACCAAACCCCAAGCAAAGGCTTCTGCAATGATGGAAGCTTTTGAAAGATATTCTGCTGAACAACAGCTAATAGATAATGAAAAAATAGTTTTTGGTCCTTTTGAAGAGATTCAAGGCGCTGTAGATCCAAAATCATTGATATTGCCATCCAACAGTCACGGTATTGATAATAAAGAAATAAGTTGGGTTAAAGCGGTTAATGCTGCCAATGATGAGGAGTGTTTATTGCCATCTAATGCAGTTTACCATCCGTACTATCCGAAAAAAGATCAATTTCTTTTCAAATCAAATACCAATGGACTAGCCTCAGGTAATGTTATTGAAGAAGCGGTCTTCCATGGAATAACAGAAGTGGTGGAAAGGGACGCATGGAGCATTTTCGAAGCCCTACGTCAACCAAAAAGAGAAGTAAATTGTGAAAATACAGATAATTCATTAATTAGGGATGTTTTGGCTAAATTCCAGAAGGCAAGTGTAGATATTAAACTAATAGATCTCACTGCTGATGTAAAAATACCCACTATGGCTGCTGTTTCTGATGATACTGTTTTAAAAGATCCTGCTCTTCTAACATTAGGAGTGGGAACTCATCTTGATCCAGAAGTTGCAGCCATCAGGGCCTTGACTGAGGTAGCTCAGAGTAGGGCAACCCAGATTCATGGGACACGTGAAGACACGAACAGAGCAGTTTTCATGCGCAAAGCAGGCTACCAACGAATGAAAAGAATTAACAAACACTGGTTTGGTGAATCTAGAGATATAATTGAAATTTCAGACATTAAAAACAGGGCAAAAAAGTCATTTAAAGAAGATATTGAGACCTCTTTAAAACTTCTTTCAAAACAAGATTTTGATCAGGTTTTATTCACTGATCTCACCCGGTCTGAAATCCAAATTCCGGTAGTGAGAGTTGTTATACCTGGAATGGAAGTATATTCTGTTGATGTGGAAAGGATTGGTAAAAGGCTAAGAAATAGATGA
- a CDS encoding peptidyl-tRNA hydrolase: protein MKQVIVMRADLGMSKGKLAAQACHASLGAYKKADGRIIREWEFQGGKKVVVQVKNQEELFEVYELVKAADIPSFLVRDAGHTELPPSTVTCLGIGPDKDERIDKITQDLKLLK from the coding sequence ATGAAACAAGTAATTGTTATGAGAGCAGATCTTGGAATGAGTAAAGGTAAATTAGCTGCCCAAGCATGCCATGCAAGTCTCGGAGCTTATAAAAAGGCAGATGGCAGAATCATAAGGGAATGGGAGTTTCAGGGCGGTAAAAAAGTTGTTGTTCAGGTTAAAAATCAGGAAGAGCTTTTTGAAGTATACGAACTGGTTAAAGCTGCAGACATCCCTAGCTTTTTAGTTAGGGATGCGGGGCATACCGAACTACCTCCCTCAACTGTAACTTGTCTAGGAATAGGTCCTGATAAGGATGAGAGAATAGATAAAATAACTCAGGATCTTAAGTTACTTAAATGA